aaacactgaaaaccgAGTCGAGTCGGTGCTGGATGAAACGATGCTGAGTTCACTCTTGTTTTTCACGTCTACTTTACCCTGTGATAAACTctgctggtttttgtttgtttctttcaaacTGAAATAACACTTGTTCTTTTAGTCAATGTTTAAGATTTAGGGAATAAATGTTCCCTAAATTGTGAGTAGGAGTTATCTCCGTGTCTCCTGCTTTGCTGATAAAACAAACAGGTTAGCAGCTGTAGTAGCAGcgatataaaaacacacagccGTCTAAACGATGTGACGCTTTACTGAGTCACAGAATCGTCAGAGCTTCCTGTTACTATAGCTGTGCTGttcaataaatacaaaacatatTAAACACTGTTTTGGATCACACAACCATGCGTGTGGATAAAACACGTTTTCTGCTCTGTTAGTCGCTCTATGTGAAAATGCTTTGAGACTGACAGACGGACAGAAGGTTTTGAAAAATGTCGAAGTTACTGAAACAGGACAACGTTttattttggactttttttCCTGCAATCATCACATCAGACAAAAATCAAAAGAACCTGCAACATGTGCAGTTCTCCACCTCGCTGCGACTCATCAGCTCACATCGAGCAGCCCTGTGTAAGACTTCAACACCAACCTTGGTCAGTTTTGGTGGCAGGCTTCCAGTTCTCTGCACTGATCACAGGCAAGCACACCTGGCCCTTCTCATCAATGTTGGGGTGGTAGATCTTTGTCTTGAATGTGATCTTGGGAGGCTTGAAAGGGTACTCGGTGGGGAAAATGATTTCAATCCTGAATGCACCTTTGTCATAAGGAGGGTTGTCCTGAAAGGGAACAATAAGGTTAGTAAGGGGAACCTCGGGCCTACGTATCTCAGACCAGCCAAAGAAGGAACAGCAGCTTACAGGAACAATCAGCCCTTGCCATGCCAATAAGTTTGATTCCTCAACTTGAATGTTTCTGAAGTTTTTCATTCCAGACTTGCGAATCTCATCAAGTTCCTGAAAGAACAAGCACACAGTTGATATTAGAAAGGTTATTACAGTCaatacaagaaaaataaaacatgtatgATTTTACAGAGTTAATCCTCTGGAGTGGAAGGATACACCATCCAAATGACACCACCAGTTTAGGACAGCGTAGCAGGAAGACGCAGCCTCGCTCGAGTCTGTTTCAGCCTCCAAACTACACACCAGGTTTTAAACTGCGCTGAAATTATTTACACCACGCTCTTTCCTGAATGTTGATGTGAAGTCTAAGCAGAAAGTAAGAGTAAAGAAACAACAAGCTGATGTTGGTTTGGTTCCTGTTATCCACCTCAGAGGTCCTCAGTACTAAACAGCACCACCTCCAGTGTTTTCaggtaaagaaaatgaaagctgaTATACAATGAAACATGTCACTTAAAACAAATGACAAACCAACTGCAACAAACAAAGACATCTCAGCTTTGTAGAGTAGTGTTGTATATCGTAGATTTGAGATCTGAGGATGTGTTCAGCGCTACATGTTTTATTCACAGTATGTGTACAGTGACCTGTTAAGCTCTAAACTGCTTGATTGCAACTATTTTATTGCATAAAGTAGCAGCGTTGCACTTCATCTTGTCCTTATTCATCAAATGCTAAACAAACCCAAACCTTCCAGCTAACAGGAGCGTTTCTCTTTCATTTCAGTGCAGCAGCCaacagtgaaagtgaaagtgtaCTACAACCTGCATCCAGCAGTACCACAGTGAACCTCCTAGTTTTCCATCAGGTTACTGGTTCTGTCACTAGTTTGACTAACATTAGATTATGTTAGCTATTAGCTGAAACACACCCACTGAGTGTCACATTCAGTACTGGCACTTAAAGCCAGCCTCGCCGACGTGGTTCCATCTGTGGCAGGTTTTTGTTGCACAGCTCGACGGTGTAAATGTGTCTAACACGTTTTTAGGGTAAAGTGATTATGATTAATAAACAGCGTATGCCCTGTTTATGGTTCAACAGCACCGACGTTTGTTTCACATGAATGAAATCCTGTTATTGTTAATCTGCATGTTCGCATTGAATAATTCCACCTGTATCGGTGAGCCGGTTACAGCTCAGAGGCCAGCTCTGCTCTCCGTGCTTTCAGCTTTGTTACTCCGGGTAAAACTTCAAACACACAGCCTCCTGTAACCGCCTCATTCAGCGGAGTGTACGTTTAAAGGCAGAAACGATAATCACGGGGAAACAAACGTAGGTTAACGCAGACCTTACGCAATATGCTACGACCACTACACAAAACGAAAGTAGCATTTAGTGTGTGTCGCCTTCAGGCCGCATTACTGGAAGTGTAACGCTGCGCTGTAGTTCACCCACACCCACTTCCTAATGGCGAACTTCAAAGTCTGATTAAGTTGAAGTGTAGCTAGCTGAGATCTGGGGATAGCAACTTAGCTGATTAGCAAACGTCTTATGCCGTGGAAATTGACACGATCTTGGGCTGCCCACTGCCGGATTGACTCCCTCGGTCACACAACTCAAGTGTTTCTGACGTTCAAACTGTAGATAAGAGACTTGAATGAGGTTTTTGGCAGCCCCGGGCAGGATCCCTGTAGATCCTCCGGCCTGATTTGGGACTGCTTAGTTGCCTAACGTTAATATTTGGTCGGCTAGGTGGTCAATGCTGACCTCTTGTTTCTGTTGAGCCTACAGCTACAGCTGGACACTGACGGTCACTTAATGCAAATATACTCTGTAACGTGAACACGAGCCAAAGGACGGACGCTTCCACTAACCGTCAATACGTCCTTAAACATTAGAAACGATCAAAAAGAACGGCAACGACAGATTTACCTTGGCCAGCCTCCTGCTCGCCGCCATCTTGAAACTACTGTGTGTTCCCAGAATTCACTGCGCTGGGAATATGGGTCTGTTCCTGCGCTGAGGCTGATCAGGTTGGACATCCGCCTGTTTGTGAACATGCCGACATGTCCACGACAGGAAGCGATGTGTTTAAATGCGGAATATCTGTAATAATATATGTTACAAACATGTTGGGCTGTGAGCCGGAGCCGCGGGAGGAGACCTGAGCCTGAGCCCAGCTGTGTCcgcttcagttttattttgtattattaatGCAGGTGTTCGCATGTAGACCCCTGAAAACGCATGATGAGTTACACCTGTATGAGTCAGCTTGTTTAACTCTCAGCTCTGCTGTCAGTCTGTTGTAATTGGCTCATTCAACAGTCATGTGGATGGCAGAGAGCAAAAAGGTTTTCCATGTGCATGTGCAATACTTTcaacaataaagttttatttgagTTCATGTTTCTACTTTAATATCACGTGCAAATTCATGTTCTCCCTGCACTTTCATTCTAAAGCGTACCTCCACCTGCTCCATATGAACATCTGTGAATCTGTCCATCAGCACTGCAAACAAGTACGGGCTCAGAGCACGTTTCTGATGTAACCCCCCCACTCTGAGCCCTCTGTCACTCCTGCTGCACACATGTATGTGCTGCACCACTCTGCTGTAGAATGACCATCGTCTCTCTCAGTATAGGATAATGTAGCTCTGCAGGTCATCCTTGTACCTGAAAATTGAAAAGCAGTAGTCCACCTTCAGTTTGAGTATTCAGACTGCACCGTCGCACCTCATTTATAAACATATGTACACTGTGTTATTAGAAGTTATTAATTAACTTTAGTCTGATGGCATTTTGCTAGCTACCAGCTGAGCAGCTGATGTACTTTATTATCTGAGTTTGTTAAAAATTTCTAATCAGATCACAGCCCTGGATCCTGCTGGCCTTGAGTCTGTCAGTTTGAATGTGCCTGTAAATGGATATAGATGGATTTATGCTGTTTATGTGGTTGTAAattctgtttcactgttacactttgctgtgacagcactgagagAGCAGgacagagagggtgagaaagagacagagctAAAAACAGGGCAAGATCTGACACGTAGTGAAAAATAATACACACCAGGGAAGCTTCTGTTTCACTGATGATGATTTTACAGAACTAATCAGTGTGTGTGGACCACAAACCTGCTCTTATAACATAGATTATGTTGATCGTCTGCAGTGCCACAGCGTGTGGAGTGATAATGGCGACCCAAACACAGACGACCAGACGCAAAACTAGATTTTGACAAATGTGTGTCGTTCATTATGGCCGATAACAAAACATTAACCAAAAGAGAAACTCCTTTCTTtccctaaactgggaaaactacaGACATGAAACCTGGAACAGTCAGAAATACCTGAACACTTGCATCAACATAGGACTGAGGACGACAGGAAGAAGAGTGTCTGCAAATGTGCACGTTAGGTGGAAAATCATCAAagatttctttattatttgGTCAACAGATTGAAACGATGCTGTGATTCTCTTCTTACTGCTTTGCTGTAAGCCTACTGTGGAGAGTTCTGGTTAACACGACTGAGCTTTGGTTTGGTAACTAACGAGTCTTCACTCTGAATCATTCCCAACACTGCATTAGGTCATACGTGGCTTTTAAAAGTAACATTGTAATGTGAACTCAATGAGGTTTGCAAACATGAAACAGGCTGACTGTATTTTATAAGCATATCCAGTATGTATGACACTATGACTGTGGGAGAGTCCTCTTAAAAGTAAACATGACCCTGCATGTTAAACAGTAAGGTTGAGAAGTCCACTGCTCCCTCTTAGACATCTCCATACCTCCACAGGTATGTCACCTGGACCAGCTGCCTTTCCACTCCTCATCCTCTTCATAGCTGCCCTTCTCTCCTCCTTCCTAAGTCACTTCCTGAC
This region of Pelmatolapia mariae isolate MD_Pm_ZW linkage group LG12, Pm_UMD_F_2, whole genome shotgun sequence genomic DNA includes:
- the ube2l3b gene encoding ubiquitin-conjugating enzyme E2 L3b isoform X1, with amino-acid sequence MEQVEELDEIRKSGMKNFRNIQVEESNLLAWQGLIVPDNPPYDKGAFRIEIIFPTEYPFKPPKITFKTKIYHPNIDEKGQVCLPVISAENWKPATKTDQVIQSLIALVNDPQPEHPLRADLAEEYSKDRKKFLKNAEEFTKKHGEKRPMD
- the ube2l3b gene encoding ubiquitin-conjugating enzyme E2 L3b isoform X2; this encodes MAASRRLAKELDEIRKSGMKNFRNIQVEESNLLAWQGLIVPDNPPYDKGAFRIEIIFPTEYPFKPPKITFKTKIYHPNIDEKGQVCLPVISAENWKPATKTDQVIQSLIALVNDPQPEHPLRADLAEEYSKDRKKFLKNAEEFTKKHGEKRPMD